The Bradyrhizobium sp. WBAH42 genome includes a window with the following:
- a CDS encoding aldehyde dehydrogenase family protein, whose protein sequence is MAVSQAIPIARHPFANGSYKQMLIDGKWVDAASGKRFETRNPATGELLATVAEGDKEDIDRAVAAARRAFEGPWSKVKPFERQNLLLRLADLVEKNFDELSQLDTLDMGAPLSRTRAYRLRAVGMLRYYAGQTTAIHGETIENSLPGEIFSYTLKEPVGVVGAIIPWNGPLTATIWKIGPAIATGCTVVLKPAEEAPLTSLRIAELAMEAGVPPGVINVVPGYGETAGAALASHHDVDKVAFTGSHVTGQSIIRASAGNLKRVSLELGGKSPDIVFADADLDAAVPGAAMAVFANSGQICSAGTRLFVEQSIYEEFVGRVAEFGKKLQVGNGLDPNVQIGPLVSEQQLERVTGYLDIGQKEGAQALAGGGRVTEGALSKGFFVSPTVFAGVQDNMRIAQEEIFGPVISAIAFKDMDELVKRANNTTFGLGSGLWTRDVSKAHAVAKRLRAGSVWVNCYQAMDPAVPFGGYKMSGYGRESGKQHVEEYLNVKAVWIKTA, encoded by the coding sequence ATGGCTGTGTCGCAGGCTATTCCGATCGCGCGCCATCCGTTCGCAAACGGGTCCTACAAGCAGATGCTGATCGACGGGAAGTGGGTCGATGCAGCCTCGGGCAAGCGCTTCGAGACCCGCAATCCCGCCACCGGCGAGCTGCTCGCAACCGTCGCCGAGGGCGACAAGGAAGACATCGATCGTGCGGTCGCGGCCGCCCGCCGCGCCTTCGAAGGTCCGTGGAGCAAGGTCAAGCCGTTCGAGCGGCAGAACTTGCTTCTGAGGCTCGCCGACCTCGTCGAGAAGAATTTCGACGAATTGTCGCAGCTCGATACGCTCGACATGGGCGCGCCGCTGAGCCGCACCCGTGCCTACCGCCTGCGCGCCGTCGGCATGCTGCGCTATTACGCCGGCCAGACCACCGCGATTCACGGCGAGACCATCGAGAACTCGCTGCCCGGCGAAATCTTCTCCTACACGCTGAAGGAACCGGTCGGCGTCGTCGGCGCGATCATCCCCTGGAATGGCCCGCTCACGGCGACGATCTGGAAGATCGGTCCTGCGATCGCGACCGGCTGCACCGTGGTGCTCAAGCCGGCCGAAGAAGCACCGCTGACCTCGCTGCGCATCGCCGAGCTTGCGATGGAAGCGGGCGTGCCGCCCGGCGTCATCAACGTCGTTCCCGGCTATGGCGAGACCGCGGGCGCGGCGCTCGCTTCGCATCACGACGTCGACAAGGTCGCCTTCACCGGCTCGCATGTCACGGGCCAGTCGATCATCCGTGCCTCGGCCGGCAACCTCAAGCGCGTCTCGCTCGAGCTCGGCGGCAAGTCGCCGGACATCGTGTTCGCCGATGCCGATCTCGACGCCGCCGTGCCGGGCGCGGCGATGGCGGTGTTCGCCAATTCGGGGCAGATCTGCAGCGCCGGCACGCGCCTGTTCGTCGAGCAGTCGATCTACGAGGAGTTCGTCGGCCGCGTCGCCGAGTTCGGCAAGAAGCTGCAGGTCGGCAACGGCCTCGATCCCAACGTGCAGATCGGCCCGCTGGTCTCCGAGCAGCAGCTCGAGCGCGTCACCGGCTATCTCGATATCGGTCAGAAGGAAGGCGCCCAGGCGCTCGCCGGCGGCGGCCGCGTCACCGAAGGCGCATTGTCGAAGGGCTTCTTCGTCTCGCCGACGGTGTTCGCGGGCGTCCAGGACAACATGCGCATCGCGCAGGAGGAGATTTTTGGCCCCGTCATCTCCGCGATCGCGTTCAAGGACATGGACGAGCTGGTCAAGCGCGCCAACAACACCACGTTCGGCCTCGGCTCCGGCCTCTGGACGCGCGACGTCAGCAAGGCCCATGCGGTGGCGAAACGCTTGCGTGCCGGCTCGGTGTGGGTCAACTGCTACCAGGCGATGGATCCGGCCGTGCCGTTCGGCGGCTACAAGATGAGCGGCTATGGCCGCGAGTCCGGCAAGCAGCACGTCGAGGAATATCTCAACGTGAAGGCCGTCTGGATCAAGACGGCGTAG
- a CDS encoding GFA family protein produces MAKAAAAAGIATGQCLCGKVTFEIDVPARWAWHDHSAASRRAHGAAYATYVGSWKKRFRITAGKSALTRYEDKATKTARSFCSHCGTPIMYERPRGPHMVNIPRALFNERTGRQPLYHIAIEELQEWAYTGEPLVPLKGFPGVVWQRSKKKKRPGGEDPFELGREEM; encoded by the coding sequence ATGGCCAAAGCCGCAGCCGCCGCAGGGATCGCCACCGGCCAATGCCTCTGCGGCAAGGTCACCTTCGAGATCGACGTGCCTGCGCGCTGGGCCTGGCATGATCATTCCGCCGCCAGCCGCCGCGCCCACGGCGCGGCCTACGCAACCTATGTCGGAAGCTGGAAGAAGCGCTTTCGCATCACCGCCGGCAAGTCCGCGCTGACCCGCTACGAGGACAAGGCGACGAAGACCGCGCGCAGCTTCTGCTCGCATTGCGGCACGCCGATCATGTACGAACGTCCGCGCGGCCCGCACATGGTCAACATCCCGCGTGCGCTGTTCAATGAGCGCACCGGCCGCCAGCCGCTCTATCACATCGCCATCGAGGAGCTGCAGGAATGGGCCTATACCGGCGAGCCCCTGGTGCCGCTGAAGGGCTTTCCCGGCGTCGTATGGCAGCGCTCGAAAAAGAAGAAGCGCCCGGGCGGCGAGGATCCGTTCGAACTCGGTCGCGAGGAGATGTAG
- a CDS encoding LLM class flavin-dependent oxidoreductase, with amino-acid sequence MAKEIRLNAFAMNCVAHQSPGLWTHPRDRTADYNRLPYWIDLAKTLERGRFDGLFLADVLGVYDVYGNSPDAALRNAAQTPSNEPLLLLSAMAAVTQNLGFGVTSNLSFEPPYPFARRMSTLDHLTEGRIGWNVVTGYLDSAARGAGKDKQTGHDDRYDIADEYMDVVYKLWEGSWEDDAVLRDRKRGIFTDPAKVHRVNHEGANYRINNTIHLSEPSPQRTPVLYQAGTSPRGRQFAARHAECVFMSGPSAKVIAPRVSAIRQEAAALGRNPAEILMFSMMTIILGRTEAEAKEKYADYRRHISPEGALALMSGWTGVDFSGYDLDQQVRHVQNDAGRSAMDNVTRADPDRVWTVRDVIEHVGIGGAGPVVVGTPEMVADKIEDWFEKTDVDGLNVAFAISPGDFEDIADMLVPELTRRGRYKSEYAKGTLREKLFGGGRARLDAPHPAAGYRVGRKG; translated from the coding sequence ATGGCCAAAGAGATCAGGCTCAACGCCTTTGCGATGAATTGCGTCGCGCACCAGTCGCCGGGCCTGTGGACCCATCCGCGCGACCGCACCGCCGACTATAATCGCCTGCCCTATTGGATCGATCTGGCCAAGACGCTGGAGCGCGGCCGCTTCGACGGGCTGTTCCTGGCGGACGTGCTCGGCGTCTATGACGTCTATGGCAACAGCCCTGACGCAGCTTTGCGCAATGCAGCGCAGACGCCGTCAAACGAGCCGCTGCTGCTGCTGTCGGCGATGGCCGCAGTGACGCAAAATCTCGGCTTCGGCGTCACCAGCAATCTGTCGTTCGAGCCGCCCTACCCGTTCGCGCGGCGGATGTCGACGCTCGATCACCTCACCGAGGGGCGGATCGGCTGGAATGTCGTGACCGGCTATCTCGACAGCGCCGCGCGCGGCGCGGGCAAGGACAAGCAGACCGGGCATGACGACCGCTACGACATCGCCGACGAATATATGGATGTGGTCTACAAGCTCTGGGAGGGCAGCTGGGAGGACGATGCCGTGCTGCGCGACCGCAAGCGCGGCATCTTCACCGATCCGGCAAAGGTTCATCGCGTCAATCACGAGGGCGCGAATTACCGCATCAACAACACCATTCATCTCAGCGAGCCCTCGCCGCAGCGTACGCCGGTGCTGTACCAGGCCGGCACCTCGCCACGGGGCCGGCAGTTCGCGGCCAGGCATGCCGAGTGCGTGTTCATGTCGGGACCGTCGGCCAAGGTGATTGCGCCGCGCGTCTCTGCGATCCGGCAGGAGGCCGCCGCGCTCGGCCGCAACCCGGCCGAGATCCTGATGTTCTCGATGATGACGATCATCCTCGGACGGACGGAAGCTGAGGCAAAGGAAAAATACGCCGATTATCGCCGCCACATCAGCCCCGAAGGCGCGCTGGCGCTGATGTCGGGATGGACCGGCGTCGACTTCTCCGGCTACGACCTCGATCAGCAGGTGCGGCACGTCCAGAACGATGCCGGCCGCAGCGCCATGGACAACGTCACCCGCGCCGATCCCGACCGCGTCTGGACCGTGCGCGACGTCATCGAGCATGTCGGCATCGGCGGCGCCGGCCCGGTCGTGGTCGGCACGCCCGAGATGGTCGCGGACAAGATCGAGGACTGGTTCGAGAAGACCGACGTCGACGGGCTCAACGTCGCGTTCGCGATCTCGCCCGGCGACTTCGAGGACATCGCCGACATGCTGGTGCCGGAGCTGACGCGACGGGGACGGTACAAGAGCGAGTATGCCAAGGGCACGTTGCGGGAGAAGCTATTCGGTGGCGGGCGTGCAAGGCTCGATGCGCCACACCCGGCGGCGGGCTATCGCGTGGGGAGGAAGGGCTAG
- a CDS encoding M20 family metallopeptidase has translation MTRADAIARAREDFKSGAFLAELDRRVAYKTESQNPQRGPELRAYLEQEMQPAFAALDFSSRIVESPSGKAPFLFAEHHESASAPTVLVYGHGDVVDGMEGEWRDGRDPWRTNVAGTRLYGRGTADNKGQHSINMAALRAVRDARGGKLGFNAKFIIEMGEEIGSPDLGKVCDLHRDALKADLFMASDGPRLSADRPTLFLGCRGGIRIHLDVNLRDGGHHSGNWGGVLANPATILVNAISTLVDGHGRLQLDALKPPRLTNQIRSYLADVEVVPTADEPALAENWGEEGLSAAERLYAWNTLEVLAMSSGNIEKPANAIPGQANAVLQLRFVVGTKVEGLIEAISAHLVGRGFPMVEVRAAQSFAASRTDFDSPWIKWAADSVQETTGKAPAVLPNFGGSLPNDVFSEILGLPTIWVPHSYPGCSQHAPNEHILLPLTEEALTVMAGLFWDLGELPAPLT, from the coding sequence ATGACCAGAGCCGACGCCATCGCCCGCGCCCGTGAGGATTTCAAGTCCGGCGCGTTCCTCGCTGAACTCGACCGCCGCGTCGCCTACAAGACCGAGAGCCAGAATCCGCAGCGCGGCCCCGAGCTGCGCGCCTATCTGGAGCAGGAGATGCAGCCGGCCTTCGCCGCGCTCGATTTTTCCAGCCGCATCGTCGAATCCCCGAGCGGCAAGGCGCCGTTCCTGTTCGCCGAGCACCACGAGAGCGCGTCTGCGCCGACCGTGCTGGTCTACGGCCATGGCGACGTCGTCGACGGCATGGAAGGCGAGTGGCGCGATGGCCGCGATCCCTGGCGCACCAATGTTGCGGGGACGCGCCTTTACGGCCGCGGCACCGCCGACAACAAGGGCCAGCACAGCATCAATATGGCGGCGCTCCGCGCAGTGCGCGACGCGCGCGGCGGCAAGCTCGGCTTCAACGCCAAATTCATCATCGAGATGGGCGAGGAGATCGGCTCGCCCGATCTCGGCAAGGTCTGCGATCTCCATCGCGACGCGCTCAAGGCCGATTTGTTCATGGCCTCGGACGGGCCGCGCCTCTCGGCCGATCGGCCGACGCTCTTTCTCGGCTGCCGTGGCGGCATCCGCATCCATCTCGACGTGAACTTGCGCGACGGCGGCCACCATTCCGGCAATTGGGGCGGCGTGCTCGCCAACCCCGCGACCATCCTGGTCAACGCGATCTCCACCCTGGTCGACGGCCATGGCCGTCTCCAGCTCGATGCGCTGAAGCCGCCGCGCCTCACCAACCAGATCCGCAGCTATCTTGCCGACGTCGAGGTGGTCCCGACCGCGGACGAGCCCGCACTCGCGGAGAACTGGGGCGAGGAGGGGCTTTCGGCCGCCGAACGGCTCTACGCCTGGAACACGCTGGAGGTGCTGGCGATGTCCTCAGGCAATATCGAGAAGCCGGCCAACGCTATTCCGGGCCAGGCCAACGCCGTGCTGCAACTGCGTTTCGTGGTCGGGACGAAGGTCGAGGGGCTGATCGAGGCGATCAGTGCCCACCTGGTCGGACGCGGTTTTCCGATGGTCGAGGTGCGCGCGGCGCAGAGTTTTGCTGCATCGCGCACCGATTTCGACAGCCCGTGGATCAAATGGGCCGCGGATTCGGTGCAGGAGACCACCGGCAAGGCGCCGGCCGTGCTGCCGAATTTCGGCGGTTCGCTGCCCAATGACGTGTTCTCCGAGATCCTCGGCCTCCCGACGATCTGGGTGCCGCACTCCTATCCCGGCTGCTCCCAGCATGCGCCCAATGAGCACATCCTGCTGCCATTGACCGAAGAGGCCTTGACGGTGATGGCCGGGCTGTTCTGGGATCTCGGCGAGTTGCCGGCGCCGTTAACCTGA
- a CDS encoding amino acid ABC transporter permease, with product MLGNLDFDVIRRALPYLFYEGMTFTLTLTALAALGGLVFGTALALMRLSGFKILGRIAGIYVDFMRSLPLVLVIFWFYFLVPYIGQWLTGASRPISVGAFASSLITFIMFEAAYFSEIMRAGIQSISRGQPAAASALGLTYAQTMRYVVLPQAFRNMLPVLITQTIVLFQDTSLVYVLSITDFLGAASKVAQRDGRLVEMYLFAAIVYFTISCIASYGVRRLQTRIAIIR from the coding sequence ATGCTCGGCAATCTCGATTTCGATGTCATCCGCCGCGCGCTGCCCTATCTGTTTTACGAGGGCATGACGTTCACACTGACGCTGACGGCTCTTGCTGCCCTCGGCGGCCTGGTCTTCGGTACGGCGCTCGCCCTGATGCGCCTGTCCGGCTTCAAGATTCTCGGCCGCATCGCCGGCATCTATGTCGACTTCATGCGCTCGCTGCCGCTGGTGCTGGTGATCTTCTGGTTCTACTTCCTGGTGCCCTATATCGGCCAGTGGCTGACCGGAGCCTCGCGGCCGATCAGCGTCGGCGCCTTCGCATCCTCGCTGATTACTTTCATCATGTTCGAGGCCGCGTATTTCTCCGAGATCATGCGCGCCGGCATCCAGTCGATCTCGCGCGGCCAGCCGGCCGCGGCCAGCGCGCTGGGGCTGACCTACGCGCAGACCATGCGCTACGTCGTGCTGCCGCAGGCCTTCCGCAACATGTTGCCGGTGCTGATCACGCAGACCATCGTGCTGTTCCAGGACACTTCGCTGGTCTACGTCCTGTCGATCACCGACTTCCTGGGCGCGGCGAGCAAGGTGGCGCAGCGCGACGGCCGCCTGGTCGAGATGTATCTGTTCGCAGCGATCGTCTACTTCACCATTTCCTGTATCGCGTCCTACGGCGTCCGTCGCCTGCAGACGCGCATCGCCATCATTCGATAG
- a CDS encoding amino acid ABC transporter permease, which yields MNYNWNWGIFLQPNPMGTGTYLDMLLSGLALTLKTAALAWVIALITGSIVGVMRTLPSKGANWFGFAYVEFFRNMPLLVQLFLWFFVLPEILPRAAGLWLKQLPNAPFWTAAIGVGFFMSARVAVQLQAGISSLPRGQKMAATALGLTTVQGYRYVLLPMAFRIILPPLTSEFLNTIKNTAVAITIGLLELTGQARSMQEFSFQVFEAFTAATILYLLVNAVVVTAMRLLERWVAIPGYITGK from the coding sequence GTGAACTACAACTGGAACTGGGGAATTTTCCTCCAGCCGAATCCGATGGGGACCGGCACCTATCTCGACATGCTGCTGTCGGGTTTGGCGCTGACCCTCAAGACCGCGGCGTTGGCCTGGGTGATCGCGCTGATCACAGGATCGATCGTCGGCGTCATGCGCACGCTGCCGTCGAAAGGCGCCAATTGGTTCGGCTTCGCCTACGTCGAATTCTTCCGCAACATGCCGCTGCTGGTGCAGCTCTTCCTGTGGTTCTTCGTGCTGCCGGAGATCCTGCCGAGGGCCGCGGGCCTGTGGCTGAAGCAATTGCCGAACGCGCCGTTCTGGACGGCTGCGATCGGGGTCGGCTTCTTCATGTCGGCGCGCGTGGCCGTGCAGCTGCAGGCCGGCATCTCCTCGTTGCCGCGCGGGCAGAAGATGGCGGCGACGGCGCTCGGCCTGACCACCGTGCAGGGCTATCGCTACGTGCTGCTGCCGATGGCCTTCCGCATCATCCTGCCGCCGCTGACGTCCGAATTCCTCAACACCATCAAGAACACCGCGGTCGCCATCACCATCGGCCTGCTCGAGTTGACCGGACAGGCGCGCTCGATGCAGGAATTCTCGTTCCAGGTGTTCGAGGCCTTCACCGCCGCGACCATCCTCTATCTCCTCGTCAACGCCGTCGTCGTCACCGCCATGCGCCTCCTCGAGCGCTGGGTGGCGATCCCCGGCTACATCACGGGGAAATAA
- a CDS encoding thiamine pyrophosphate-binding protein has product MKNKITGRSAFLALLKDEGITHLFGNPGTTELSIMHALKDHPDLTYVMAMQESLVVAIADGYSRASGKLVACNVHVAPGLGNAMGSLYNAQFTGTPMILTAGQQEQGHGLMEPVLYGPLVRMAEPLVKWAVEVTRLEDLPRIVRRAAKVAMTPPTGPVFISLPGDILNSEAGIDLGRSTRIDARTKPSDEALKAFAARLLKAERPVIVTMDEVVKSDALKEAAELAELLGAAAYQSSTPYGSHFLSESPSFVGTLARVQKTARDTLAPYDLLIALGGDPLRMSVYSEVDALPDGLGIVQIGLVDWEIAKNYGAEIALKADLKETLRALIPVLKEMGGATLASRARQRLAELAPKNWTARRAALVEQIGKSAGRTPIDPDFLVLQMIEAMPDNAILVDEGLTSSRQVTALRPHRDRYGYHGLASGGIGWGLPASVGASIANPDRPVVCFSGDGSAMYSIQSLWTAAHHKLPLNVVIANNGGYRIIKQRLLAFHGDDNYVGMDFVDPPVDFAGMAKALGCEAIKVSDPRELRATLTSAFNRPGTKLIEVMVDGKV; this is encoded by the coding sequence ATGAAGAACAAGATCACCGGCCGCTCCGCCTTTCTCGCGCTGCTCAAGGACGAGGGCATCACGCATCTGTTCGGCAATCCCGGCACCACCGAGCTGTCGATCATGCATGCGCTGAAGGACCATCCCGATCTCACCTATGTGATGGCGATGCAGGAGAGCCTCGTGGTCGCGATCGCCGACGGCTACAGCCGCGCTTCGGGTAAGCTCGTCGCCTGCAACGTCCATGTCGCGCCCGGCCTCGGCAATGCGATGGGCTCGCTCTACAACGCCCAGTTCACGGGCACGCCGATGATCTTGACCGCGGGCCAGCAGGAGCAGGGCCACGGCCTGATGGAGCCGGTGCTCTATGGTCCGCTGGTGCGCATGGCGGAGCCGCTGGTGAAATGGGCGGTCGAGGTGACGCGGCTGGAGGACCTGCCGCGCATCGTGCGCCGTGCCGCCAAGGTGGCGATGACGCCACCGACCGGGCCTGTGTTCATCTCGCTGCCCGGCGACATCCTCAACAGCGAAGCCGGCATCGATCTCGGCCGCTCCACCCGCATCGATGCGCGCACGAAACCATCCGACGAGGCGCTGAAGGCCTTTGCCGCACGCCTGCTCAAGGCCGAGCGTCCTGTGATCGTCACCATGGACGAGGTGGTCAAGAGCGATGCGCTGAAGGAAGCCGCCGAACTGGCGGAGCTGCTCGGCGCTGCGGCCTATCAGTCCTCGACACCGTACGGCTCGCACTTCCTCTCGGAAAGCCCGAGCTTCGTCGGCACGCTCGCGCGCGTGCAGAAGACCGCGCGCGATACCCTCGCGCCGTACGATCTGCTGATCGCGCTCGGCGGCGATCCCTTGCGGATGTCGGTCTACAGCGAGGTCGACGCGCTGCCTGACGGCCTCGGCATCGTGCAGATCGGCCTCGTCGATTGGGAGATCGCCAAGAACTACGGTGCCGAGATCGCGCTGAAGGCCGATTTGAAGGAAACGCTGCGCGCGCTGATCCCGGTGCTGAAGGAGATGGGCGGCGCGACCCTCGCGAGCCGCGCAAGGCAGCGTCTCGCCGAGCTCGCGCCGAAGAACTGGACCGCGCGCCGCGCCGCTTTGGTCGAGCAGATCGGCAAGAGCGCCGGCCGCACGCCGATCGATCCGGACTTCCTCGTGCTGCAAATGATCGAGGCCATGCCTGACAACGCCATCCTGGTCGATGAAGGCCTCACCTCCAGCCGCCAGGTCACGGCCCTGCGGCCGCATCGCGATCGCTACGGCTATCACGGCCTCGCCTCCGGCGGCATCGGCTGGGGCCTGCCGGCCTCGGTCGGGGCCAGCATTGCCAATCCGGATCGACCCGTCGTGTGCTTCTCCGGCGATGGCAGCGCGATGTACTCGATTCAGTCGCTCTGGACTGCCGCCCACCACAAGCTGCCGCTCAACGTCGTCATCGCCAACAATGGCGGCTATCGCATCATCAAGCAGCGCCTGCTCGCCTTCCACGGCGACGACAATTACGTCGGCATGGATTTCGTCGATCCGCCGGTGGATTTCGCTGGCATGGCGAAAGCGCTCGGCTGCGAGGCGATCAAGGTCAGCGATCCCCGCGAGCTGAGGGCGACGCTGACGTCGGCGTTCAATCGGCCGGGGACGAAGCTGATCGAGGTGATGGTGGACGGGAAGGTGTAG
- a CDS encoding amino acid ABC transporter substrate-binding protein: MKHFRHIGLALAATFVVSQAGAQELTGTLKNIKDTGAITLGFRDSSIPFSYLDDNQKPVGFAMDICYKIVDAVKKELKLDKLEVKLNPVTSATRIPLMANGTIDLECGSTTNNAERQKQVAFTNTHFLTASRYVFKKSSGLKSIEDLKGKTVVSTAGTTNIKQLTEANVAKGLGANIIPAKDHAEAFLMVETDRAIAFVMDDILLASLVAGSKSPGDYEVSKDAFSKPEPYGIMLRKDDAPFKKVVDAATAALYTSGEAEKIYNKWFTQKIPPKGLNLNTPISAELKNEFAKPTDSPNPDDYK, translated from the coding sequence GTGAAACATTTCCGTCACATCGGGCTCGCGCTCGCCGCGACCTTCGTCGTCAGCCAGGCCGGGGCCCAGGAGCTGACCGGCACGCTGAAGAACATCAAGGACACCGGCGCGATCACGCTCGGTTTCCGCGACTCCTCGATCCCGTTCTCCTATCTCGACGACAACCAGAAGCCGGTCGGGTTCGCGATGGACATCTGCTACAAGATCGTCGACGCCGTGAAGAAGGAGCTCAAGCTCGACAAGCTCGAGGTCAAGCTCAACCCGGTGACGTCGGCGACCCGTATCCCGCTGATGGCTAACGGCACCATCGATCTCGAATGCGGCTCGACCACCAACAATGCCGAGCGCCAGAAGCAGGTTGCCTTCACCAACACCCACTTCCTGACCGCGAGCCGCTACGTCTTCAAGAAGTCGAGCGGCCTGAAGTCGATCGAGGACCTCAAGGGCAAGACCGTGGTCTCGACCGCCGGCACCACCAATATCAAGCAGCTCACCGAGGCCAACGTCGCCAAGGGCCTCGGCGCCAACATCATTCCCGCCAAGGATCACGCCGAGGCCTTCCTGATGGTCGAGACCGATCGCGCGATCGCCTTCGTCATGGACGACATCCTGCTCGCGAGCCTCGTCGCCGGCTCGAAGTCGCCGGGCGATTATGAGGTCTCCAAGGACGCGTTCTCCAAGCCCGAGCCCTACGGCATCATGCTGCGCAAGGACGACGCGCCCTTCAAGAAGGTGGTCGATGCTGCGACCGCCGCGCTCTACACCTCGGGCGAGGCCGAGAAGATCTACAACAAGTGGTTCACCCAGAAGATCCCGCCGAAGGGCCTGAACCTCAACACGCCGATCTCGGCCGAGCTGAAGAACGAGTTCGCCAAGCCGACGGACTCGCCGAACCCGGACGATTACAAGTAA
- a CDS encoding SDR family NAD(P)-dependent oxidoreductase: MSHPAIVKDNVAVITGGAAGIGFAAAAAFARAGMKVCIADVDEARLAEAATKLSSVTSAANVMTSAVDVSKIESVTELERAVHERFGGTDVLMNNAGIQPGSTLFDAPDNWQRIIAVNMWGIINGSRIFAPNMIARGKCGLIINTGSKQGITTPPGDPAYNVSKAGVKAFTEALQHELRNTKDCRVTAHLLIPGFVFTGLTAKGRTEKPAGAWTPEQTVDFMLARLEAGDFYILCPDNDVPRALDEKRMLWAAGDIVENRPPLSRWHPDYGDAFAKFVAQE, encoded by the coding sequence ATGTCACATCCCGCCATCGTCAAAGACAATGTTGCCGTGATCACGGGTGGCGCAGCAGGCATCGGATTTGCCGCCGCTGCGGCCTTTGCGCGCGCTGGAATGAAAGTGTGTATCGCGGATGTCGACGAGGCACGCCTGGCAGAAGCTGCAACAAAACTGTCATCCGTTACGTCGGCCGCGAACGTGATGACCTCGGCCGTCGATGTCAGCAAGATTGAGAGCGTGACGGAACTCGAGCGCGCAGTCCATGAGCGGTTCGGCGGCACCGACGTCCTCATGAACAATGCCGGCATTCAGCCCGGCAGCACGTTGTTCGACGCGCCGGACAATTGGCAGCGCATCATCGCCGTCAACATGTGGGGCATCATCAACGGCTCGCGCATCTTCGCGCCGAACATGATCGCGCGCGGCAAATGCGGCCTCATCATCAACACCGGCTCCAAGCAGGGCATCACCACGCCGCCGGGCGACCCCGCCTACAATGTCTCGAAGGCCGGCGTGAAGGCGTTCACCGAGGCGCTCCAGCACGAGTTGCGCAACACGAAGGACTGTCGCGTCACGGCACACCTGCTGATCCCAGGCTTCGTCTTCACCGGCCTGACCGCGAAGGGCCGCACCGAGAAGCCGGCCGGCGCCTGGACGCCGGAGCAGACGGTCGATTTCATGCTGGCGCGGCTGGAGGCCGGCGATTTCTACATTCTCTGCCCGGACAATGACGTGCCGCGGGCGCTCGACGAGAAGCGCATGCTGTGGGCCGCCGGCGACATCGTCGAGAACCGCCCGCCATTGTCGCGATGGCACCCGGATTACGGCGACGCGTTCGCCAAGTTTGTGGCGCAAGAGTAG
- a CDS encoding alkene reductase, which yields MKFEALFKPLQVGPYKLAHRVAMAPLTRMRAERESFSPRSLNAEYYGQRATKGGLLVAEASPVLSHGRGNPATPGIYSDAQIAGWRKVVDAVHAKGGIIFLQLWHVGRVSHSSFHGGELPVSASAIPIKAEGMKAMTADGKIAEYETPRALETEEVKGIVEAFRQGATNALAAGFDGVEIHGANGYLLEQFLQSRSNHRTDQYGGGIENRARLLLEVTQAAIDVWGANRVAVRLSPHGIANDSGEPDPMPLYTHVVKALDKLGLAYLHFIEPRSSGTGRADVHWENVPSAMMLFRPLYSGILMTAGGFTGETANAAIAEGHADIIAFGRIFISNPDLPRRLEHDYPITPYNRATFYGGEEKGYTDYPEHVS from the coding sequence ATGAAATTCGAGGCGTTGTTCAAGCCGTTGCAGGTCGGTCCGTACAAGCTCGCCCATCGCGTCGCGATGGCGCCGTTGACGCGTATGCGGGCCGAGCGCGAGAGCTTTTCGCCGCGCTCGCTCAACGCCGAATATTACGGTCAGCGCGCAACGAAGGGCGGTTTGCTGGTCGCCGAAGCTTCGCCGGTGCTCTCGCACGGCCGCGGCAACCCGGCGACACCCGGCATCTATTCGGACGCGCAGATCGCCGGCTGGCGCAAGGTGGTGGATGCCGTGCATGCCAAGGGCGGCATCATCTTCCTCCAGCTCTGGCATGTCGGCCGCGTCTCGCATTCCTCCTTCCACGGCGGTGAACTTCCGGTTTCGGCCTCGGCAATCCCGATCAAGGCCGAAGGCATGAAGGCGATGACGGCGGACGGCAAGATCGCCGAGTACGAGACGCCGCGCGCGCTGGAGACCGAGGAGGTCAAGGGCATCGTCGAGGCGTTCCGGCAGGGCGCCACGAATGCGCTCGCCGCCGGCTTCGACGGCGTCGAGATCCACGGCGCCAACGGTTATCTGCTCGAGCAATTCCTGCAATCGCGCAGCAACCACCGCACCGATCAGTATGGCGGCGGAATCGAGAACCGCGCGCGCCTGCTGCTCGAGGTCACGCAGGCCGCGATCGACGTCTGGGGCGCGAACCGCGTCGCCGTGCGGCTGTCGCCCCACGGCATCGCCAATGATTCCGGCGAACCCGACCCGATGCCGCTGTACACGCATGTGGTAAAGGCGCTCGACAAGCTGGGTCTCGCCTATCTGCATTTCATCGAGCCGCGCTCCAGCGGCACCGGCCGCGCCGATGTCCACTGGGAGAACGTGCCCTCCGCCATGATGCTGTTCCGCCCGCTCTACAGCGGCATCTTGATGACGGCCGGCGGCTTCACCGGCGAGACCGCCAACGCGGCGATCGCGGAAGGCCACGCCGACATCATCGCCTTCGGTCGCATCTTCATCTCCAATCCGGATCTGCCGCGGCGCCTCGAGCATGATTATCCGATCACGCCGTACAACCGCGCGACGTTCTACGGCGGCGAGGAGAAGGGGTACACGGATTATCCGGAGCACGTGAGCTGA